GCTGGAAATAAGAAGTTTGATTACAACGCTGAGGTAGAACTGGTCAATCCAGTAGCTGATACTGTGGCAACAGCTACCTTTCAAGGAGCTGATGTGGATTGGTATATCAAGGCTGATGATATTGTTTTAAAAAAACTAGAAAATAGTCGAAAATCAGAAATTAAACAGAATCAAAATAAAAATGATTAGTTGATAGCCCACTAATCAGATGATAATATTGGTATATAAAAGGAGGCTTAGAAATGACATTTTCAAATAGCGATAAAACTGGAAAATTAGATGTGGAGTTACAAAGTGTTGTACAAGCTTTCATAGATGATGCCTCGGAAGGAAGTTATTGGGATTTTAAACAAAAATGGCACAATAATAATGCCGACTTACTCAAAGATATTATTTGTATGGCTAATAATACGACAAGTAATATGCAAGATGGTTATATAATATTTGGCATTGAGGATACAACATTTGAAGTCACCGGTGTTTTAAACGATGTTAACCGTAAAAACCAAGAAAATCTCATTGGTTTTCTTAGCTCGCAAATATGGTCGGGTGAAGAAACTCCCAATGTAGATGTAAAAACTATTCAAATTGACGAAAAAGAAATTGATGTTTTAGTTATTCGTAATGAGATGGTTACACCGTATTATCTGTTAAAAGAATATTCAAAAAGTAATTCTGGAAAAAACAAAACTATTATCCACGCTGGTGTAATTTATAGCAGAATTGGGGATAGAAATACAAGTTCAGCAGAATGTGCTACGAAACATGCTACTGAATTTTTATGGAAGAAACGATTTGGATTAATCGGAAATGATGATTATAAAGTAACAAAGAGACTCGAAAATACAGAAAATTGGTATTCTACAGATGAATATGAAACATTTCATAATAATGAGTATGGAGATATTACCATTAAGCGTGATACTACCTATAATCTTGAAGTGACCATAAATAAAGAAGAAACGAATACTC
The DNA window shown above is from Enterococcus sp. 12C11_DIV0727 and carries:
- a CDS encoding YdcP family protein; the protein is MRLAEGIVIENEKTFGVLKFSALRREIKVVNEEGVVTEEVRERTYDLKSKGQGRMIQVSIPVKAGNKKFDYNAEVELVNPVADTVATATFQGADVDWYIKADDIVLKKLENSRKSEIKQNQNKND
- a CDS encoding ATP-binding protein — encoded protein: MTFSNSDKTGKLDVELQSVVQAFIDDASEGSYWDFKQKWHNNNADLLKDIICMANNTTSNMQDGYIIFGIEDTTFEVTGVLNDVNRKNQENLIGFLSSQIWSGEETPNVDVKTIQIDEKEIDVLVIRNEMVTPYYLLKEYSKSNSGKNKTIIHAGVIYSRIGDRNTSSAECATKHATEFLWKKRFGLIGNDDYKVTKRLENTENWYSTDEYETFHNNEYGDITIKRDTTYNLEVTINKEETNTRIWVMDFPYLFSNISNWNIGERETGRRLKWDIFLNGRELDISIYGVQATRQTFYHIEPKTYWDKALGISINGITDSIKYYAYIENSIEYLAFNLFFDKQCYSDRELDYNKALQVIPVFKSEQEHLEFMEHIKTCVDEFELAVENQDINGMFPTYAKEVDTVIVYKLGKTLVQWLREWRFKLMEI